From a single Pleurodeles waltl isolate 20211129_DDA chromosome 8, aPleWal1.hap1.20221129, whole genome shotgun sequence genomic region:
- the LOC138249401 gene encoding olfactory receptor 52J3-like — MSSMNKSEFSPSYLFLVGIPGLEDFHTWLAVPLCIIYIVTLLGNGTLLLAISTMMKLHRPMYLLIALLSCSDLVLSSSILPKMLSLFWFKDEAIKFSACLFQMFLLHAFAGVESGILSCMAIDRFVAVCNPLRYSTIVTNTLIGKMSLAILLRAGVLIIALPLLTVRLPFCSRYIPHSFCEHIAVAKLSCVDITVNNLYGLITTLSVAAMDFPCIGVSYVQILRAVLQLPCKDQFKAFNTCVAHVCVMSLFYVPVLFSLVLHRLHHNIPLYAHILLANTYLLLPPVANPLIYGGKMKEIRLGIMIMFKMKRSMLLL; from the coding sequence ATGTCGTCCATGAACAAATCTGAATTTTCACCTTCATATCTGTTCCTGGTGGGAATCCCCGGACTGGAAGACTTCCATACCTGGTTGGCTGTCCCTCTGTGCATCATCTATATTGTTACTCTATTGGGGAATGGTACTCTTCTTTTAGCCATATCAACAATGATGAAGCTTCACAGACCCATGTACTTATTGATTGCCTTGCTGAGCTGTTCTGATCTGGTTTTATCCTCTTCCATCCTCCCAAAAATGTTGTCCCTCTTCTGGTTTAAGGATGAAGCGATCAAGTTCAGTGCTTgcctcttccagatgttccttttacATGCCTTTGCAGGGGTGGAATCTGGCATTCTTTCATGTATGGCAATTGACCGCTTTGTAGCTGTTTGCAACCCCCTGAGATACTCCACTATTGTAACAAATACGCTAATTGGAAAAATGTCCCTGGCTATTCTGCTCAGGGCAGGAGTCCTAATTATTGCATTGCCGCTACTCACAGTTCGGCTGCCATTTTGTAGTAGATACATTCCCCATTCATTCTGTGAGCACATAGCTGTGGCAAAGCTTTCCTGTGTTGATATTACTGTCAACAATCTCTATGGGTTGATAACCACACTTTCAGTGGCAGCAATGGactttccatgcattggtgtgtcCTACGTGCAGATACTTAGAGCGGTGCTGCAGCTCCCTTGCAAAGACCAATTCAAGGCATTTAACACATGTGTTGCCCATGTCTGTGTGATGTCACTATTTTATGTGCCTGTGCTGTTCTCCCTTGTTCTGCACAGATTGCATCACAATATCCCACTTTATGCCCACATCCTTCTGGCCAATACATACCTTCTCCTCCCACCAGTGGCAAATCCCTTAATTTATGGAGGGAAAATGAAAGAAATACGACTTGGCATCATGATCATGTTTAAAATGAAAAGGTCCATGCTCTTGCTTTGA